Proteins from a genomic interval of Toxoplasma gondii ME49 chromosome Ia, whole genome shotgun sequence:
- a CDS encoding methyltransferase domain-containing protein (encoded by transcript TGME49_294830): protein MATQQHVFHTGCPACPCCNRSWDELPDFHPDAYVSLAKGESCEDKLLRVSGIVTGARKLSSRLLFVDVSWPLGTGSDDHDGRGEAAKGCAQPEAMGSASLSTVTSGNEKCENEVCVSSPVCELPKGEVTKETDRPGHSLCCTDSARPQVISLSPDEGKLDIHATGHRQNEHLRESRPTSKNQADTCGGCKAQLLFDFAAFAGICKKCFSRRTGFENGPRRVPSVELSSAQTQPTDNPQASSSTHGLDLSDDVRKASEGNTCQPPAAIFRSLCALLLHSGCHLCVAGNPTRTNSGQLSLFVTVVTFVKAPPTFDALNRLCNSVLEGTLPPEALAASTRVDSQPPDCSDNTPEKSLVQQLLQATPRERKIMLKRLCRRLTDRPVERMRPPTFGNEDLATLNLTKAIRTKWPVTDHFDACRGLADATDLATRKKKAKPRASSAKETTDLEEYMTHKKGPQVRWMLQQIRHIIEIQLTQHVSTPGSPRLGSKEKEIRYRCLDVGGGRGDLGFALATYFPQFHVTVLDINATSLAAARQRAVDAGISNMEFICEDFSRYELSSDTILIVGLHSCGGLADCILSRAVALGVSFLVSTCCFCKHPHLRTEYLVKQLHDLLDARTPKAVESEERPDLESGEHPNPEQSTTITDHPFTALSSSELKPRSAAETQLQQLMVIESHLPRLCRLAESSDRTVSLAAMHTVNAWRLACVDEISRQRMRSDLNGCELPQRGPLYRQLCIKAFSQEYSPKNLVLVGIVTSPVN from the exons ATGGCAACGCAGCAGCACGTGTTTCACACCGGCTGTCCGGCCTGCCCGTGCTGCAATCGCTCGTGGGATGAGTTGCCCGATTTCCATCCCGATGCGTATGTGTCCTTAGCGAAAGGAGAGTCGTGTGAAGACAAGCTTCTTCGTGTTTCCGGTATTGTTACTGGAGCCAGGAAGCTCAGTTCTCGCCTGTTGTTTGTGGATGTGTCCTGGCCGCTAGGCACTGGGTCAGATGACCACGATGGACGGGGCGAAGCTGCCAAAGGTTGCGCTCAGCCGGAAGCGATGGGCAGTGCATCGTTGAGCACTGTCACTAGTGGTAATGAAAAGTGTGAAAATGAGGTGTGTGTAAGCTCACCAGTTTGCGAATTGCCAAAGGGAGAAGtaacgaaggagacggacCGGCCGGGGCACAGCCTGTGCTGCACGGATAGTGCGCGGCCGCAGGTGATCTCCCTTTCACCCGATGAGGGAAAACTCGACATTCATGCTACGGGCCACCGTCAAAATGAACACCTCCGCGAATCTAGACCGACTTCGAAAAATCAAGCGGACACATGTGGAGGATGTAAGGCGCAGCTGTTGTTCGACTTCGCAGCGTTTGCTGGAATTTGCAAGAAATGCTTCTCGCGTAGAACTGGCTTTGAGAATGGGCCGAGACGCGTTCCGTCGGTTGAACTCAGTTCCGCGCAGACCCAACCAACGGACAACCCACAGGCGTCCTCCTCCACACACGGCCTGGATCTTTCAGACGATGTCCGAAAAGCATCGGAAGGAAACACTTGTCAACCACCCGCAGCGATTTTCAGGAGCCTCTGTGCTCTGTTGCTCCACTCAGGTTGCCATCTGTGCGTGGCAGGCAACCCCACGAGGACTAATAGCGGCCAGCTGTCGCTCTTTGTGACGGTCGTCACGTTTGTCAAGGCGCCGCCTACTTTCGACGCGCTTAACAGACTGTGCAACAGTGTCCTGGAGGGCACCTTGCCGCCAGAGGCTTTGGCCGCCTCGACAAGAGTTGACAGTCAACCCCCCGACTGTTCCGACAACACGCCGGAGAAGTCCCTAGTACAACAACTGCTGCAGGCTACGCCGCGGGAAAGGAAAATTATGCTTAAGAGGCTTTGCCGGCGTTTGACAGATCGGCCAGTAGAGCGAATGCGACCTCCGACTTTTGGCAACGAAGACCTCGCCACCCTGAATCTC ACGAAAGCGATTAGGACGAAGTGGCCGGTCACTGACCACTTCGACGCTTGCCGTGGTTTGGCAGACGCCACAGATTTGGCCACACgcaagaaaaaagcaaaaccCAGAGCGTCGTCTGCCAAGGAAACAACCGACCTCGAAGAGTATATGACTCACAAGAAAGGTCCGCAAGTTCGATGGATGCTACAACAGATCAGGCATATCATCGAGATTCAGCTCACGCAGCATGTCTCGACGCCAG GCTCGCCGAGACTCGGAagcaaggagaaagaaatcAGATATAGGTGTCTCGATGTTGGAGGCGGAAGGGGAGACCTCGGATTCGCCTTAGCTACTTATTTCCCCCAGTTTCATGTAACGGTTCTCGACATTAATGCCACGTCGCTCGCTGCCGCTCGTCAGCGTGCAGTAGATGCAGGAATTTCGAACATGGAATTCATCTGTGAGGACTTCAGCCGCTATGAACTCAG CTCGGACACGATTCTGATTGTGGGGTTGCACTCGTGCGGAGGTCTTGCTGACTGCATTCTGTCGCGCGCTGTAGCGCTAGGAGTAAGCTTTCTTGTCAGCACATGCTGTTTTTGCAAGCATCCTCATCTCCGAACGGAGTACTTGGTGAAACAACTGCACGACCTCCTAGATGCACGGACACCAAAAGCGGTCGAAAGTGAGGAAAGACCTGATCTCGAGAGCGGAGAGCACCCCAACCCGGAACAGTCCACCACTATAACCGACCATCCTTTTACAGCGCTAAGCTCTTCAGAGCTGAAGCCCAGGagtgcagcagagacgcagctgcagcagttGATGGTTATTGAGAGTCATCTTCCCCGTCTATGCAG GCTggcagagagcagcgacaggACAGTCAGCCTCGCAGCCATGCACACTGTGAACGCCTGGCGACTGGCCTGCGTGGACGAGATCAGCAGACAGCGAATGCGATCGGACCTGAACGGGTGCGAGTTGCCACAGAGAGGTCCCTTGTACAGACAACTTTGCATAAAGGCATTTTCGCAAGAGTATTCCCCGAAGAACCTTGTCCTTGTCGGTATCGTGACGTCTCCTGTGAACTGA